The Anopheles coluzzii chromosome 2, AcolN3, whole genome shotgun sequence genome window below encodes:
- the LOC120948726 gene encoding homeobox protein prospero-like isoform X3, translating into MMSSEEDSDSFGLYVDKLLKNNPTNTVTISSNGSNSNSSNGSSSSSSNGNGSGNNSKRSRQRVDAGEPRNSYSSIPSFSSRPSFMSSGLYGAIFSQAQQQHFSGLFGPGGYGPAAASKMLNELLGRQVKQAQDATDQDTLSMLSAIEAAAASISSSVAGSIGNNGDCGLTAQDNSSGVVNGASGAVNPAKLGFESVTNLNNNNTNTNNNNTSACNNSGAGDNSGSAKAAKSGKSGSGCSGVTVPVSDVTMGSNRRSSSSSSTSSNSSTSSSSTSSSSNSSNSSNHNNAVANTNGENNGGGGGGTIGDSGAPKSSSSRNATTSSSNNNNNNSGADGSCSNGLGGVIDLDGDSTTPPATSELAHHMLRNILQGKKDLMALDHELRATIQSNQSGQHAAGGRISPDNNNVIGSKNNNHSSCSGGGANTIFDMGKLSENSLGAIVNGGELSDSSDVGACTPKAKSRGNNQNAKASHGAASDSAKCDDLLGGSADACRQSNGSGAVAVETINPKQEKSDVIDELVASLPEDDEVDETVPSPASSTGAGSNGGLIAKQELMDLDDCCLDDKERDERTPTPGSGIVPTSRAEPEALNMKRARVENIVSSMRASPAILSQPPVNGCKKRKLYHPQQHDNSAAERYAAAAAAGLNLGLTLQNFMLSSSAAAAAAAAAATNTAATTTPVTDPATTDDDEDLVETVTTPHIHQKRVEKDVLKSQLRSMQEQLAEMQQKYVQLCSRMEQQSDTTQEVVDDSSSSDIMEDDASAPDLSPEKPHHHHHHHHLSASSTQMKEVAAAGPKGQSNAAAAAAAAAAAADASSMLQMMSKMMSAKLHNSLPNAAHSLQAGGFNGAHPFLQHMQQAAAAAASMPHEPIGQQPPAPPAVAPQHSQQISNAAAMYQKLFLEQEARLVKAEQAERSLQASNQQLLQQQQQQQQQSQQQQQAIMPQQPQQQQQQQQHQPDRNASNNSSQVMQSQVTMQHQPQPQAQNQTSQALLQSPVQHPQSQHPQQQQQHSPTHPQPSQQSCGLVQPVPANVTLPPLPPSQQQQQHQPQPHPAVVQPPQQQLSPTHVPMHAMPQTNHAAAIGGHNMPAIPKGSSIPSDLTNRLNMMRSSASSVGPMSGTDLEGLADVLKTEITASLSNLVDSIVTRFVHQRRFLGKQSEAAAAAAEQLNKDLLMASQLLDRKSPRTKISQSDRSSIGGSQSGNAPMLSTPSLNNASQPVPMGPGGMSVGTPAGNGNCIQQQPTLANNVTGCGGARLNGSSFPPMPGMNAMHVPTAGPGVDPKGGQQQQQQQQQQQPQQQQQLSMNSIGMPPHVRPSPSTAMFQASKTPQNINSVAAAALYNSMNQALGGTPSQVNPFCLPPPEPREHNPEQNEALSLVVTPKKKRHKVTDTRITPRTQQQQPSQQQSQQQTQQQLPMGGATNCHGSSLGNGSNNSNSSSNNNNNNNSCNKNNNALSGQQQPQSQASTQQQQPTPGQQQQQPQSQPPAQFSSQSSGGTVQPTGPTTPTECKAERAGFHGSASSMLPVSLPTSVAIPNPSLHESQVFSPYSPFFNPHGPHGGPHGPQPSQFHHMKVSSSPPGINGMLDPRDSPPLPHPPTMLHPALLAAHHGSSPDYGHIRASMDVNDRNSDCTSADIAYNGMEPTISFSNQSLLLEASIAANQSLTPVNSSTLTPMHLRKAKLMFFWVRYPSSAVLKMYFPDIKFNKNNTAQLVKWFSNFREFYYIQMEKYARQAVSEGMKNADDIHVSNDSEIYRVLNLHYNRNNHIEVPQNFRYVVEQTLREFFRAIQGGKDTEQSWKKSIYKIISRMDDPVPEYFKSPNFLEQLE; encoded by the exons ATGATGTCATCGGAGGAAGACTCTGATTCTTTCGGTTTGTACGTCGATAAGTTGCTAAAGAACAACCCTACCAACACAGTGACGATCAGCAGTAACGGCagtaacagcaacagcagcaacgggagcagcagcagcagcagcaacggcaacggcagcgGCAACAATAGCAAGCGCAGCAGACAGCGCGTAGACGCGGGCGAGCCAAGAAACAGCTACTCCTCGATACCCAGCTTCAGTTCGCGGCCGTCCTTCATGAGCAGCGGTCTATACGGGGCTATTTTTAGCCaggcgcagcagcaacatttcAGCGGACTATTCGGTCCCGGCGGTTACGGACCGGCGGCCGCCAGCAAGATGCTCAACGAACTGCTCGGCAGGCAAGTGAAGCAGGCCCAGGACGCGACCGACCAGGATACGCTGAGCATGCTGTCGGCCATTGAGGCTGCCGCggccagcatcagcagcagtgtgGCCGGCAGCATCGGCAACAACGGCGACTGCGGGCTTACCGCCCAGGACAACAGTAGTGGTGTGGTGAACGGTGCCAGTGGTGCGGTCAATCCCGCCAAGCTCGGGTTCGAAAGTGTGACGAAtctgaacaacaacaataccAACACGAACAATAATAATACGAGCGCGTGCAACAATTCTGGCGCCGGTGATAATAGCGGCAGTGCGAAGGCTGCCAAGAGCGGCAAGAGTGGTAGTGGTTGTAGTGGTGTAACTGTGCCGGTGTCGGATGTGACGATGGGCTCGAACCGGCGTAGTAGCAGCTCGAGCAGTacgagcagcaacagcagtaccagcagcagcagcactagcagcagcagcaacagtagcaacagcagcaatcaCAATAATGCTGTTGCGAACACTAATGGTGAAAACAacggaggtggtggtggcggtacgATCGGTGACAGTGGTGCGCCCAAGTCATCGAGCAGTAGGAACGCaactaccagcagcagcaacaacaacaacaacaacagtgggGCGGACGGTTCTTGCAGTAATGGCCTCGGTGGTGTTATAGACCTTGACGGTGACTCTACAACACCACCCGCCACGAGCGAGCTGGCCCACCACATGTTGCGCAACATCCTGCAGGGCAAGAAGGACCTGATGGCTCTCGATCACGAGCTGCGCGCGACGATCCAGAGCAACCAGAGTGGCCAGCATGCCGCCGGCGGTCGGATATCGCCCGACAACAACAATGTGATCGGCAGcaagaacaacaaccacagcagctgcagcggcggcggcgccaACACGATCTTCGACATGGGTAAGCTCAGTGAGAACAGCCTCGGCGCGATCGTGAACGGCGGCGAGCTGAGTGATTCGAGTGATGTGGGCGCGTGCACACCCAAGGCCAAGAGCCGGggcaataatcaaaatgcgaAAGCGAGCCACGGTGCAGCTAGTGATAGTGCGAAATGTGATGATTTGCTGGGCGGGTCGGCGGACGCGTGCCGCCAGTCGAACGGCAGTGGTGCGGTGGCGGTGGAAACGATCAACCCGAAGCAGGAGAAGAGCGACGTGATCGACGAGCTGGTGGCGTCCCTGCCGGAGGACGACGAGGTGGACGAAACCGTACCGTCGCCGGCGTCCTCGACCGGGGCCGGCAGTAACGGGGGGCTCATTGCGAAGCAGGAGCTGATGGACCTGGACGACTGCTGCCTGGACGATAAGGAGCGGGACGAGCGGACGCCCACGCCCGGCAGCGGCATCGTGCCGACGAGCCGAGCCGAACCGGAAGCGCTCAACATGAAGCGGGCCCGGGTGGAAAACATCGTGTCGTCGATGCGCGCTAGCCCGGCCATTCTGTCCCAGCCGCCGGTGAACGGATGCAAGAAGCGCAAGCTGTACCACCCCCAGCAGCACGACAACAGTGCGGCGGAGCGGTAcgcagcggcggcagcggccggCCTGAACCTAGGCCTAACGCTGCAGAACTTCATGCTGAGCAGCAgcgcggcggcagcggcggcggctgcggcggcgaCCAACACGGCCGCCACGACGACGCCCGTCACCGATCCGGCCacgaccgacgacgacgaggacctGGTCGAGACGGTCACGACGCCCCACATCCACCAGAAGCGGGTGGAGAAGGACGTACTTAAGTCGCAGCTGCGCTCGATGCAGGAGCAGCTGGCGGAGATGCAGCAGAAGTATGTGCAATTGTGCTCGCGCATGGAGCAGCAGTCCGACACGACGCAGGAGGTCGTGGACGACAGCTCGTCGAGCGACATCATGGAGGATGACGCGAGCGCGCCCGACCTGTCGCCCGAAAagccccaccaccaccaccaccaccaccatctgtCCGCGTCCAGCACGCAGATGAAGGAGGTGGCGGCGGCCGGACCGAAGGGCCAGTCGAACGCGGCAGccgcggcggcggcagcggcagcagccgcCGATGCGTCCAGCATGCTGCAGATGATGAGCAAGATGATGTCGGCCAAGCTGCACAACTCGCTGCCCAATGCGGCCCACTCGCTGCAGGCGGGCGGCTTCAACGGGGCGCACCCGTTCCTGCAACACATGCAGCAGGCGGCGGCCGCGGCCGCTTCGATGCCGCACGAGCCGATCGGGCAGCAGCCACCAGCGCCACCGGCCGTGGCGCCCCAGCATAGCCAGCAGATCAGCAATGCGGCGGCGATGTACCAGAAGCTGTTTCTCGAGCAGGAAGCGAGGCTAGTGAAGGCGGAACAAGCGGAACGGAGCCTGCAGGCTTCGAACCAGCAGCttctgcaacagcagcagcagcaacaacagcaatcgcagcagcagcagcaggcaatcATGCCACAGCAgccccaacagcagcagcaacagcagcaacatcagccaGATCGGAACGCCAGCAATAACTCGTCACAGGTAATGCAATCGCAGGTAACTATGCAGCACCAGCCGCAACCTCAAGCACAAAATCAAACTTCCCAGGCACTGTTACAATCGCCTGTTCAACATCCGCAGAGTCAacacccgcagcagcagcagcaacattcgCCGACGCATCCGCAGCCGTCCCAGCAGTCCTGTGGGCTGGTGCAACCCGTGCCGGCAAACGTAACGCTACCGCCGCTCCCGCcgagtcagcagcagcaacagcaccaaccTCAGCCGCATCCGGCCGTCGTGCAGCCGCCACAGCAACAGCTGTCGCCGACGCACGTCCCGATGCACGCGATGCCCCAGACCAACCATGCAGCGGCGATCGGTGGCCACAACATGCCGGCGATACCAAAGGGATCGTCCATTCCGTCCGACTTGACGAACCGGCTGAACATGATGCGCTCGAGCGCCAGCTCGGTCGGTCCCATGTCCGGCACGGATCTCGAGGGACTGGCGGACGTGCTCAAGACGGAGATCACGGCGTCGCTGTCCAACCTGGTCGACTCGATCGTGACGCGGTTCGTGCACCAGCGCCGATTTCTCGGCAAGCAGTCGGAGGCGGCAGCCGCGGCGGCAGAACAGCTGAACAAGGATCTGCTGATGGCGTCGCAGCTGCTGGACCGCAAGTCGCCCCGCACCAAGATCAGTCAGTCGGACCGGAGCAGCATCGGTGGCAGTCAATCAGGTAACGCACCTATGCTAAGTACACCTAGTCTTAACAACGCGTCCCAGCCCGTCCCGATGGGTCCGGGCGGTATGTCCGTAGGAACGCCCGCGGGCAATGGTAACtgcatccagcagcagccaacgTTGGCAAACAACGTGACCGGCTGTGGTGGAGCGCGGCTCAACGGGAGCTCGTTTCCCCCGATGCCGGGCATGAACGCGATGCACGTCCCGACTGCGGGACCGGGAGTTGATCCCAAGggtggccagcagcagcagcagcagcagcaacaacagcaaccgcaacagcagcaacagctcaGTATGAACTCGATCGGCATGCCTCCTCATGTACGTCCTTCTCCTTCTACAGCCATGTTCCAAGCGTCGAAAACGCCCCAGAACATCAACTCGGTTGCGGCCGCCGCGCTCTACAACTCGATGAACCAGGCCCTCGGAGGGACGCCCAGTCAGGTGAATCCGTTCTGCCTGCCGCCGCCGGAACCGCGCGAGCACAATCCCGAGCAGAACGAGGCCCTCAGCCTGGTGGTGACGCCGAAAAAGAAGCGGCACAAGGTGACCGACACCCGCATTACGCCGCGAACA cagcagcagcagccatcgcAACAGCAATCGCAGCAgcaaacgcagcagcagcttccgaTGGGTGGAGCGACCAACTGCCATGGGAGCAGTCTGGGGAatggcagcaacaacagtaatagcagcagcaacaacaacaacaacaacaacagctgcaacaaaaacaataatgcACTGAGCGGGCAGCAACAGCCTCAGTCGCAGGCAtcaacgcagcagcagcagccaaccccaggccagcagcagcagcaaccacaaTCGCAGCCGCCCGCCCAGTTTAGCAGCCAGTCGTCCGGTGGCACAGTCCAGCCGACCGGGCCGACCACCCCGACGGAATGCAAGGCGGAGCGGGCCGGGTTCCACGGTTCCGCCTCGTCGATGCTGCCCGTCTCACTGCCTACCTCGGTTGCGATTCCGAACCCATCGCTGCACGAGTCGCAAGTCTTTTCGCCCTACAGCCCCTTCTTCAATCCGCACGGTCCGCACGGTGGCCCGCACGGGCCTCAGCCGTCCCAGTTTCACCACATGAAGGTGTCGTCCAGCCCGCCCGGCATCAACGGCATGCTGGACCCACGCGATTCCCCTCCCCTGCCCCACCCGCCGACGATGCTGCATCCGGCCCTGCTGGCGGCCCACCACGGCAGCTCGCCGGACTACGGACATATCAGAGCATCGATGGATGTCAACGATCGCAACTCGGACTGTACCTCCGCCGACATCGCCTACAACGGAATGGAGCCTACTATATCCTTTTCAAACCAATCATTGTTGCTTGAAGCTTCCATTGCAGC TAATCAATCCTTAACTCCGGTGAACTCGTCAACCCTGACTCCGATGCACCTGCGCAAGGCGAAGCTGATGTTCTTCTGGGTGCGGTACCCAAGCTCCGCCGTGCTGAAGATGTACTTCCCGGACATCAAGTTCAACAAGAACAACACCGCCCAGCTGGTCAAGTGGTTCTCCAACTTCAG GGAATTCTACTACATTCAGATGGAGAAGTACGCCAGACAGGCGGTAAGCGAGGGCATGAAGAACGCAGACGACATCCACGTAAGCAATGACAGCGAGATTTACCGCGTGCTCAACCTACACTACAATCGGAACAATCACATAGAG GTGCCCCAAAATTTCCGATACGTCGTTGAGCAGACGTTGCGTGAATTCTTCCGCGCGATTCAAGGCGGCAAGGACACCGAGCAGTCGtggaaaaaatcaatttacaaaATCATCTCCCGAATGGATGATCCTGTGCCGGAGTATTTCAAATCTCCGAACTTCCTCGAGCAGCTGGAGTAA